A single window of Nocardia sp. NBC_01327 DNA harbors:
- a CDS encoding SDR family NAD(P)-dependent oxidoreductase, which produces MTDSSAADGNGYLARRRARRDLTGKHVLITGASSGIGRSAALAVAEKGAVVLLMARRGEELAIAVDEIKAAGGEAHGYQCDVTDADSVDAAITLILAEHGHVDMLVNNAGRSIRRAVHRSTDRMHDFERTMAVNYFGAVRMTLALLPQMRERKFGHIVNISSAGVQVATPRFAAYLASKAALDKFAEVTAAEMFSDNVTFTTIHMPLVRTPMITPSGDQGTPTQSPEWAAATIVRALTERPRRIDVPLGTLAEYGNLVAPAIKERVLHRYYRAIGDSPAAKGETVLEPETVDVEVVVPQRHRRTVPPAIRVTGTALRRAARLVPGTHW; this is translated from the coding sequence ATGACCGATAGCTCAGCCGCCGACGGCAACGGTTACCTGGCCCGTCGGCGCGCCCGTCGCGACCTGACCGGCAAGCACGTTCTCATCACCGGGGCCTCCTCCGGCATCGGGCGCTCCGCCGCGCTGGCCGTCGCCGAGAAGGGCGCGGTCGTCCTGCTGATGGCCCGCCGCGGTGAGGAACTGGCCATCGCGGTCGACGAGATCAAGGCCGCCGGGGGCGAGGCGCACGGCTATCAGTGCGATGTCACCGACGCCGATTCCGTGGATGCCGCCATCACGCTCATCCTCGCCGAGCACGGGCATGTCGACATGCTGGTCAACAATGCCGGGCGGTCCATCCGCCGAGCCGTGCACCGCTCCACCGATCGCATGCACGACTTCGAGCGCACCATGGCGGTCAACTATTTCGGCGCGGTCCGCATGACCCTCGCGCTGCTGCCGCAGATGCGGGAGCGCAAATTCGGTCACATCGTGAATATTTCGAGCGCCGGCGTACAGGTGGCCACTCCGCGCTTCGCCGCCTATCTGGCCAGCAAGGCGGCCCTGGACAAGTTCGCCGAGGTGACCGCGGCCGAAATGTTCTCCGACAACGTCACTTTCACCACCATCCACATGCCGCTGGTGCGCACTCCGATGATCACCCCCAGTGGCGATCAGGGCACCCCCACCCAGTCCCCGGAGTGGGCGGCGGCGACCATCGTGCGCGCGCTCACCGAGCGGCCGCGCCGCATCGATGTACCGCTGGGCACGCTCGCCGAGTACGGCAACCTGGTCGCGCCGGCCATCAAGGAGCGGGTGCTGCACCGCTACTACCGCGCCATCGGCGACTCCCCCGCCGCCAAGGGCGAGACGGTGCTAGAGCCGGAGACCGTCGATGTGGAAGTTGTTGTGCCGCAACGCCACCGGCGGACCGTACCGCCCGCGATCCGCGTCACCGGCACCGCACTGCGCCGCGCCGCGCGGCTGGTACCGGGCACACACTGGTGA
- a CDS encoding error-prone DNA polymerase: MGWHNGPPTWAELERVLSGRPGRAREIEGDGGDSPAWSRKREKYEAGPLERAERPGTPYAELHTHSAYSFLDGASPPEELVEEAVRLGLEALALTDHDGFYGVVRFAEAAREWGMPTVFGAELSLGTAARAGAHLAPRGTRRGRGGRADSAIPAEGVRAGAAREGRRGRGRSGEGAETGWADSAPRTGAPDPVGPHLLILARGQEGYRRLSREMAAAHMAAGEKGVLRYDLDRLTEAAGGHWHVLTGCRKGTVRQALQQSDAAGEAALRDLVERFGREHVSVELTHHGVPEDDERNARLIALADRLGLPVLATTGAHFAAPPQRRRAMALAAIRARSSLDEMAGWLAPTGGAHLRSGAEMARLFADCPGAVANAAALARECAFDLRLIAPQLPPFDVPAGHDENSWLRELTMAGAERRYGPRAGNPKAYRQLEHELAVIAELKFPGYFLVVHDIVSFCHNSDILCQGRGSAANSAVCYAIGITNVDPVANKLLFERFLSPERDGPPDIDVDIESDRREEAIQHVYAKYGREYAAQVANVITYRGRSAVRDAARALGFSPGQQDAWSKQVSRWTGVAEEEHTDIPADVLGLAGELEGLPRHLGIHSGGMVICDRPIADVCPTEWARMAGRSVLQWDKDDCAAAGLVKFDLLGLGMLSALHYMIDLVAEHRGETVELHRLDLTEAAVYDMLCRADSVGVFQVESRAQMATLPRLKPRNFYDLVVEVALIRPGPIQGGSVHPYIRRRNGREKVTYDHAALENSLERTLGIPLFQEQLMQMAVDIAGFTATEADQLRRAMGSKRSPEKMERLRERFYQGMRELHGITGEVADRIYEKVYAFANFGFPESHSQSFASLVFYSSWFKLHHPAAFCAGLLRAQPMGFYSPQSLVADARRHGVAVHGPDINHSLAEATLEAKGTQIRLGLAAVRGIGTELAEQIVEARASGPYTSFPDLTGRVELTVPQAESLATAGALGSLGSTRRQALWAAGAAAGERPDRLPGIGAATEAPALPGMSALELAAADVWATGVSPGSYPTEFLRPRLDALGVVPADQLLGIRDGTRVLVGGAVTHRQRPATAGGVTFLNLEDETGMVNVVCSVGLWARYRRLVQTAPALLIRGQVQNAEGAVTVVADHVQRMDLRIEGRSRDFH, from the coding sequence GTGGGCTGGCACAACGGTCCGCCGACCTGGGCGGAGCTGGAGCGCGTGCTCTCCGGCCGGCCCGGCCGCGCCCGGGAGATCGAGGGCGACGGCGGCGACAGCCCGGCCTGGTCCCGCAAGCGCGAAAAATACGAGGCCGGGCCGCTGGAACGCGCCGAGCGACCGGGGACGCCGTACGCGGAACTGCACACCCACTCCGCCTACAGCTTTCTCGACGGCGCCAGCCCGCCCGAGGAACTCGTGGAGGAGGCGGTGCGGCTCGGCCTCGAAGCACTCGCGCTCACCGATCACGACGGGTTCTACGGGGTGGTGCGCTTCGCCGAGGCCGCCCGCGAATGGGGGATGCCGACGGTCTTCGGCGCCGAACTGTCCCTGGGCACCGCAGCCCGCGCCGGAGCGCACCTCGCGCCGCGCGGCACCCGGCGCGGCCGGGGCGGGCGCGCGGATTCCGCGATCCCGGCCGAGGGCGTGCGGGCCGGCGCCGCTCGCGAGGGTCGGCGCGGCCGGGGACGATCCGGTGAGGGGGCCGAGACCGGCTGGGCCGATTCCGCACCGCGCACCGGTGCGCCCGATCCGGTCGGGCCGCATCTGCTGATCCTGGCGCGCGGGCAGGAGGGGTACCGCCGGTTGTCGCGGGAGATGGCGGCCGCGCATATGGCGGCGGGGGAGAAGGGGGTGCTGCGCTATGACCTGGATCGGCTCACCGAGGCGGCGGGCGGGCACTGGCATGTGCTTACCGGATGCCGCAAAGGGACTGTGCGGCAAGCGCTTCAGCAGAGTGATGCCGCCGGGGAAGCCGCGCTGCGTGATCTCGTGGAGCGGTTCGGCCGCGAACATGTGAGTGTGGAGCTCACCCACCACGGCGTTCCCGAGGACGATGAGCGCAATGCCCGGCTCATCGCCCTGGCCGATCGGCTGGGGCTACCCGTATTGGCCACCACCGGAGCACATTTCGCCGCACCGCCGCAGCGGCGCCGGGCCATGGCGCTGGCCGCCATTCGGGCGCGGTCGAGCCTGGACGAGATGGCGGGGTGGCTGGCCCCGACCGGCGGCGCGCACCTGCGCTCCGGTGCGGAGATGGCGCGGCTGTTCGCGGATTGCCCGGGCGCCGTCGCGAATGCTGCTGCGCTGGCCCGGGAATGCGCCTTCGATCTGCGCTTGATCGCACCGCAACTGCCGCCCTTCGATGTTCCGGCGGGACATGACGAGAACTCCTGGCTGCGGGAGCTCACCATGGCGGGCGCGGAGCGCCGCTACGGTCCGCGCGCGGGCAATCCGAAGGCGTACCGGCAGCTCGAACACGAACTGGCGGTGATCGCCGAGCTGAAGTTCCCGGGCTACTTCCTGGTGGTGCACGACATCGTGAGCTTCTGCCACAACAGCGACATCCTGTGCCAGGGCAGGGGTTCGGCGGCGAACTCGGCCGTCTGCTACGCCATCGGCATTACCAATGTGGATCCGGTCGCGAACAAGCTGCTGTTCGAGCGGTTCCTGTCGCCCGAGCGCGACGGGCCGCCCGATATCGACGTCGATATCGAATCGGATCGGCGCGAGGAGGCTATCCAGCACGTCTACGCCAAGTACGGGCGCGAATACGCCGCGCAGGTGGCCAATGTGATCACCTATCGCGGCCGCTCGGCGGTGCGCGATGCCGCACGCGCGCTGGGGTTTTCGCCCGGACAGCAGGATGCGTGGAGCAAACAGGTGAGCCGGTGGACGGGCGTCGCCGAGGAGGAGCACACCGATATTCCGGCGGACGTGCTCGGACTGGCCGGTGAATTGGAAGGATTGCCACGACATTTGGGCATCCACTCCGGTGGCATGGTGATCTGCGATCGGCCCATCGCCGATGTCTGCCCGACCGAATGGGCGCGCATGGCGGGGCGCAGCGTGCTGCAGTGGGACAAGGACGACTGTGCCGCAGCGGGTTTGGTGAAATTCGATCTGCTGGGCCTCGGCATGCTCTCGGCGCTGCACTACATGATCGACCTGGTCGCCGAGCACCGGGGCGAGACCGTCGAACTGCACCGGCTGGATCTCACCGAGGCCGCCGTGTACGACATGCTGTGCCGCGCGGACTCGGTGGGCGTGTTCCAGGTGGAGTCGCGGGCGCAGATGGCGACCCTGCCGCGATTGAAGCCGCGTAATTTCTACGATCTGGTGGTGGAGGTGGCGCTCATCCGGCCGGGGCCCATTCAGGGCGGATCGGTGCACCCCTATATCCGCCGCCGCAACGGGCGCGAGAAGGTCACCTACGACCATGCGGCGCTGGAGAATTCGCTGGAGCGCACGCTCGGCATCCCGCTGTTCCAGGAGCAGCTCATGCAGATGGCCGTGGATATCGCCGGATTCACCGCCACCGAAGCCGATCAGCTGCGCCGGGCCATGGGTTCCAAACGCTCGCCGGAGAAGATGGAGCGATTGCGCGAACGCTTCTATCAGGGCATGCGCGAACTGCACGGCATTACCGGGGAGGTCGCCGACCGCATCTACGAGAAGGTGTACGCCTTCGCGAATTTCGGTTTCCCGGAGAGTCATTCGCAGAGTTTCGCCTCCCTGGTCTTCTATTCGTCGTGGTTCAAGCTGCACCATCCGGCGGCCTTCTGCGCGGGTCTGCTGCGGGCGCAGCCGATGGGGTTCTACTCCCCGCAATCGCTGGTCGCCGATGCGCGGCGGCACGGGGTGGCGGTGCACGGGCCGGATATCAATCACAGTCTGGCCGAGGCCACGCTGGAGGCGAAGGGTACGCAGATCCGGCTCGGCTTGGCGGCGGTTCGAGGTATCGGCACGGAGTTGGCCGAACAGATTGTGGAGGCCCGCGCGTCCGGGCCCTACACCTCGTTCCCGGATCTCACCGGGCGGGTGGAATTGACTGTGCCGCAGGCGGAATCGCTGGCCACCGCAGGTGCGCTGGGCAGTCTCGGCAGTACTCGGCGGCAGGCGCTGTGGGCGGCCGGGGCCGCGGCGGGCGAACGTCCCGATCGGCTGCCCGGTATCGGGGCGGCCACCGAGGCGCCCGCGCTGCCCGGAATGAGTGCGCTGGAATTGGCCGCCGCCGACGTGTGGGCCACCGGGGTCTCGCCCGGCAGTTATCCGACCGAATTCCTGCGGCCCCGGCTCGATGCGCTGGGTGTGGTGCCCGCCGACCAGTTGCTCGGAATCCGGGACGGCACACGAGTTCTGGTCGGCGGCGCGGTCACCCACCGGCAGCGCCCCGCCACCGCGGGCGGTGTCACCTTCCTCAATCTCGAGGACGAGACCGGCATGGTGAATGTGGTCTGCTCGGTCGGTCTCTGGGCGCGTTACCGCCGGCTCGTGCAAACCGCGCCCGCCCTGCTCATTCGCGGGCAGGTGCAGAATGCCGAGGGTGCGGTCACCGTGGTCGCCGACCATGTGCAGCGCATGGATCTGCGCATAGAGGGACGCTCCCGCGACTTCCACTGA
- a CDS encoding DUF167 domain-containing protein, with protein sequence MPTVVRATIKPNSRKGPLVEILDDGTLQLYVRAPAMEGKANKAACELLADHYDVPKSAVRITAGATSRFKRFEIDD encoded by the coding sequence GTGCCGACAGTGGTCCGGGCAACCATCAAGCCCAACAGCAGGAAGGGCCCACTCGTCGAAATCCTCGACGACGGCACCCTCCAGCTGTACGTCCGCGCCCCCGCAATGGAGGGCAAAGCCAACAAGGCAGCCTGCGAACTCCTGGCCGACCACTACGACGTACCCAAATCCGCCGTCCGTATCACCGCCGGCGCCACCTCCCGCTTCAAACGCTTCGAGATAGACGACTGA
- a CDS encoding Uma2 family endonuclease — translation MPNYPDDVALPYTQPELPEYMTWEELERLPEEIASQIELWDGRVVWLRRGPSEHQTFTNLMWSGLRKCAREDTSHHPEHCWRVTDETNIFVGRSGKSDFLTPDFLVHRCLEAAYQDVRATDALLVGEVLSPANTQSIVEAKKGRYASAGIPWYWEVSLAGETSAIAIVRAYGLQAEPGQLPDGVHPLRTANYLLTGEWTPADTNGIEFDFPFPIHIPWAELEF, via the coding sequence ATGCCGAACTACCCTGACGACGTGGCGCTTCCGTATACACAACCCGAGCTCCCCGAATACATGACGTGGGAGGAGCTCGAGCGACTCCCCGAAGAGATCGCCTCGCAGATCGAACTATGGGACGGCCGCGTGGTCTGGCTACGACGCGGCCCCTCGGAGCATCAGACCTTCACCAACCTGATGTGGAGCGGTTTGCGCAAGTGCGCACGAGAAGACACTTCACATCACCCCGAGCACTGCTGGCGGGTAACCGATGAGACGAACATCTTCGTCGGGCGCAGCGGCAAATCCGACTTCCTGACTCCGGACTTCCTGGTCCATCGTTGTCTCGAGGCCGCCTACCAGGACGTTCGAGCCACCGACGCCCTGTTGGTCGGCGAGGTTCTGTCTCCTGCCAACACCCAGTCCATTGTCGAGGCGAAGAAGGGCCGTTACGCGAGCGCTGGAATCCCCTGGTACTGGGAGGTTTCCCTGGCAGGCGAAACCAGTGCCATCGCGATAGTGCGCGCTTACGGCCTGCAAGCCGAGCCCGGACAACTGCCGGACGGTGTCCATCCACTCCGAACGGCCAACTACCTTCTCACCGGCGAATGGACGCCCGCCGACACCAATGGCATCGAGTTCGACTTCCCGTTCCCGATCCACATCCCCTGGGCCGAACTCGAATTCTGA
- a CDS encoding tRNA (cytidine(34)-2'-O)-methyltransferase, whose translation MFHLVFFEPRIPPNTGNAIRLAAGTGCALHLIEPLGFDLSEPKLRRAGLDYHDLASVTVHENLTAAWDSINPERVFAFTAAATTRNTDITYRDGDVLLFGPEPTGLPDSVLTDPRITTHLRIPMLPGRRSMNLANAAAVAVYEAWRQQGFPGAV comes from the coding sequence GTGTTCCATCTGGTCTTCTTCGAACCGCGCATCCCGCCCAACACCGGCAATGCCATCCGGCTCGCCGCCGGCACGGGCTGTGCGCTGCATCTGATCGAGCCGCTCGGATTCGACCTCTCGGAGCCGAAGCTGCGCCGCGCCGGCCTGGACTACCACGACCTGGCCTCCGTCACCGTCCACGAAAATCTCACCGCCGCATGGGATTCCATCAACCCCGAGCGCGTCTTCGCCTTCACCGCGGCCGCCACCACCCGCAACACCGACATCACCTACCGAGACGGCGACGTCCTCCTCTTCGGCCCCGAACCCACCGGCCTCCCCGACTCGGTCCTCACCGACCCCCGCATCACCACCCACCTCCGCATCCCCATGCTCCCCGGCCGCCGCTCCATGAACCTCGCCAACGCCGCCGCCGTCGCCGTCTACGAAGCCTGGCGCCAACAGGGCTTCCCAGGCGCGGTGTAG
- a CDS encoding DUF3017 domain-containing protein produces MSPAHAAPEERSNRFGASVRDNLPILLVAAVMVVAVVFLAWDRWRRGTFFFGGATLLAAALRLLLPTDRVGLLAVRSKPFDVGWTAVLGSVIIVLAATINSLGVT; encoded by the coding sequence GTGAGTCCAGCCCATGCCGCCCCCGAAGAGCGCAGCAACCGGTTCGGTGCGTCGGTGCGCGACAACCTGCCCATCCTGCTGGTCGCCGCGGTGATGGTGGTGGCCGTGGTGTTCCTGGCCTGGGATCGCTGGCGGCGCGGGACGTTCTTCTTCGGCGGCGCGACGCTGCTGGCGGCGGCGCTGCGACTGCTGCTGCCGACCGATCGCGTGGGCCTGCTGGCGGTGCGGAGCAAGCCGTTCGACGTGGGCTGGACGGCGGTGCTCGGCAGCGTGATCATCGTGCTCGCCGCGACCATCAACAGCCTGGGCGTCACGTAA
- the metX gene encoding homoserine O-acetyltransferase MetX has protein sequence MTANIESSTARSTAEVLLPPPDGTLGSITIGEVALESGAVLPDVTLAVQRWGELSANADNLVLIEHALTGDSHVVGPADVHHDQPGWWDGTIGPGKAIDTREWCVIATNVLGGCKGSTGPASLAPDGKPWGGRFPEITVRDQVTAEAQFFDVLGVERLAAVVGGSMGGMRVLEWMIGYPERVGAALVLAASARATADQLGQQTTQIAVIKADPDWQGGDYYGTGRAPMTGMGLARRMAHLTYRAEAELDHRFENFAQGDENPWEGGRYAVQSYLEYQADKLISRFDPATYVLLTEALNRYDVGRGRGGIEAALSGTPVPCVVGGVDSDRLYPLRNQQELADLLPGCKGLEIVHSRDGHDGFLTETEAVSKLMLETMELARAARG, from the coding sequence TTGACCGCGAATATCGAATCGAGCACTGCCCGTTCGACGGCGGAAGTCCTGCTTCCGCCGCCGGACGGCACGCTCGGCAGCATTACGATCGGGGAGGTGGCGCTGGAGAGCGGCGCCGTCCTTCCCGACGTGACGCTGGCCGTGCAACGCTGGGGCGAACTATCGGCGAATGCCGACAATCTGGTGTTGATCGAGCATGCGCTGACCGGTGATTCGCATGTGGTCGGCCCGGCCGATGTGCATCACGATCAGCCCGGCTGGTGGGACGGGACCATCGGTCCCGGCAAGGCCATCGACACCCGCGAGTGGTGTGTCATCGCCACCAATGTGCTCGGCGGCTGTAAGGGCAGTACCGGTCCGGCGTCGCTGGCGCCGGACGGAAAGCCTTGGGGCGGACGGTTTCCCGAGATCACCGTGCGCGATCAGGTGACCGCGGAGGCGCAGTTCTTCGATGTGCTCGGGGTCGAGCGCCTGGCCGCCGTCGTGGGCGGTTCCATGGGCGGCATGCGGGTGCTGGAGTGGATGATCGGATATCCCGAACGGGTCGGCGCGGCACTGGTGCTCGCGGCCAGTGCGCGGGCCACCGCCGATCAGCTCGGCCAGCAGACCACCCAGATCGCCGTCATCAAGGCCGATCCGGACTGGCAGGGCGGTGACTACTACGGCACCGGGCGTGCGCCGATGACGGGCATGGGCCTGGCGCGGCGTATGGCGCACCTCACCTATCGCGCCGAGGCCGAGCTCGATCACCGTTTCGAGAATTTCGCCCAGGGTGACGAGAACCCCTGGGAGGGTGGGCGTTACGCGGTGCAGAGCTATCTGGAGTACCAGGCCGACAAGCTCATCTCGCGTTTCGATCCGGCCACCTACGTCCTGCTCACCGAGGCGCTGAATCGGTACGACGTGGGCCGTGGGCGCGGTGGCATCGAGGCGGCGCTGTCGGGCACGCCGGTACCGTGTGTGGTCGGCGGTGTGGATTCCGATCGCCTGTATCCGCTGCGGAATCAGCAGGAGCTGGCGGATCTGCTGCCGGGCTGTAAGGGGCTGGAGATCGTGCACTCCCGCGACGGCCACGACGGCTTCCTCACCGAGACCGAGGCGGTCAGCAAGCTGATGCTCGAGACGATGGAGCTGGCGCGCGCCGCGCGTGGCTGA
- a CDS encoding bifunctional o-acetylhomoserine/o-acetylserine sulfhydrylase, with protein MSDSTAPAASSATSDIDPANWSFETKQIHAGQAPDATTGARALPIYQTTSYAFRDTDHAAALFGLAEPGNIYTRIMNPTQDVVEQRIAALEGGVAALLLASGQAAETYAILNLASAGDHIVSSPHLYGGTYNLFHYSLPKLGIEVSFVEDPDDLAQWEAAVRPNTKAFYGETIANPSSSIFDIPGIAGVAHAAGIPLIVDNTVATPYLLQPLKHGADIVVHSATKYLGGHGAAVAGVIVDGGTFDWTVRDADGEPRFPGFTTPDPSYHGAVFADLGAPAYALKARVQLLRDLGAAASPFNAFLISQGIETLSLRLERHVSNAEAVAEFLTQQPGVEKVYYAGLPSSPWFERGKQLAPKGVGAIVSFELAGGVDAGKKFVDTLVLHSHVANIGDVRSLVIHPASTTHSQLTPEEQLASGVTPGLVRLAVGIEGIDDILADLRAGLTAAAS; from the coding sequence ATGAGTGACTCGACCGCGCCCGCTGCCTCTTCGGCAACCAGCGACATCGACCCGGCCAACTGGTCCTTCGAGACCAAGCAGATCCACGCCGGACAGGCCCCCGACGCCACCACCGGCGCGCGCGCCCTGCCGATCTACCAGACCACCTCGTACGCCTTCCGCGATACCGATCACGCCGCCGCGCTGTTCGGTCTCGCCGAGCCGGGCAATATCTACACCCGCATCATGAATCCCACCCAGGACGTGGTGGAGCAGCGCATCGCCGCGCTCGAGGGCGGTGTGGCCGCACTGCTGCTGGCCTCCGGGCAGGCCGCGGAGACCTACGCGATCCTGAACCTCGCCTCGGCGGGCGATCACATCGTGTCCAGCCCGCACCTGTACGGCGGCACCTACAACCTCTTCCACTACTCGCTGCCCAAGCTGGGCATCGAGGTCAGCTTCGTCGAGGATCCCGATGATCTGGCGCAGTGGGAAGCGGCCGTGCGGCCGAACACCAAGGCGTTCTACGGCGAGACGATCGCCAATCCGAGCAGCTCCATCTTCGACATCCCGGGCATCGCCGGTGTCGCGCACGCGGCGGGCATCCCGCTGATCGTGGACAACACCGTCGCCACGCCGTACCTGCTCCAGCCGCTGAAGCACGGCGCGGACATCGTGGTGCACTCGGCCACCAAGTACCTGGGCGGGCACGGCGCCGCGGTCGCGGGCGTGATCGTCGACGGCGGCACCTTCGACTGGACCGTGCGCGATGCCGACGGTGAGCCGCGGTTCCCGGGCTTCACCACCCCCGATCCCAGCTACCACGGCGCCGTCTTCGCCGATCTCGGCGCGCCGGCGTACGCACTCAAGGCACGGGTGCAGCTGCTGCGCGATCTGGGCGCCGCGGCTTCGCCGTTCAACGCCTTCCTGATCAGCCAGGGCATCGAGACGCTGAGCCTGCGGCTGGAGCGGCACGTGTCCAATGCGGAGGCCGTGGCGGAGTTCCTGACGCAGCAGCCGGGCGTCGAGAAGGTCTACTACGCGGGGCTGCCGAGTTCGCCGTGGTTCGAGCGTGGCAAACAACTGGCTCCCAAGGGTGTCGGCGCCATCGTCTCGTTCGAACTGGCCGGCGGCGTGGATGCGGGCAAGAAGTTCGTGGACACCCTGGTGCTGCACAGCCATGTCGCTAACATCGGGGATGTGCGCTCGCTCGTCATCCACCCGGCTTCCACCACCCACTCCCAGCTGACACCCGAGGAGCAGCTCGCTTCCGGCGTCACCCCTGGTCTGGTCCGTTTGGCCGTGGGTATCGAGGGCATCGACGACATCCTGGCGGACCTGCGCGCCGGATTGACGGCGGCCGCAAGTTGA
- a CDS encoding TetR/AcrR family transcriptional regulator — MSESSTHAGSLTLHSPERASLERHRPGLRERKKQQTRTRIIDVALQLCDAQGFDATTVEQIADAADVSPRTINRYFDSKEAIVIAPIEDMGRALADQLRAQPITGNELQALLDAFMAVVEQVIEGDNPLPFHWFQQMQRITQSNATVRAESLSAADTKTLSMTTVLAERLQTDPNAMPVRMISATWHAIVRIGMECEFDASSEFPDCSSASTARELIDNVLAAYEEYTRSCALPVATAATGPR, encoded by the coding sequence ATGTCCGAGTCGTCGACGCATGCCGGTTCACTGACACTCCACAGCCCCGAGCGGGCGAGTCTGGAGCGCCATCGGCCGGGTCTGCGCGAGCGCAAGAAGCAGCAGACCCGGACGCGCATCATCGATGTGGCACTGCAGCTGTGCGATGCCCAGGGCTTCGACGCCACCACCGTCGAGCAGATCGCCGATGCGGCCGATGTCTCACCGCGCACCATCAACCGGTACTTCGACAGCAAAGAGGCGATCGTCATCGCCCCGATCGAGGACATGGGCCGGGCGCTCGCCGACCAGCTGCGCGCGCAGCCCATCACCGGCAATGAGCTGCAGGCCCTGCTCGACGCGTTCATGGCCGTGGTCGAGCAGGTCATCGAGGGCGACAATCCGCTGCCGTTCCACTGGTTTCAGCAGATGCAGCGCATCACCCAGAGCAATGCGACAGTCCGCGCCGAAAGCCTGTCCGCGGCCGATACCAAGACCCTGTCCATGACGACGGTGCTCGCCGAACGCCTGCAGACCGATCCGAACGCCATGCCGGTGCGGATGATCTCGGCCACCTGGCACGCCATCGTGCGCATCGGCATGGAGTGCGAATTCGACGCCTCCTCCGAGTTCCCCGATTGCTCCAGCGCGAGCACGGCACGCGAGCTCATCGACAATGTGCTCGCCGCCTACGAGGAGTACACGCGCAGTTGCGCCCTCCCCGTCGCGACGGCCGCCACCGGTCCCCGTTAG